CCCGGCGATGTCCTTGATCGGGGTGTCCAGCGCGCGCCGCTCGATCAGCGACTTGGCCGGCTCACCCTCGAAGTCGATCAGCTTCCAGCCGTCGATCGTCCGCAGCACCTGACCGAGGTGGAAGTCACCGTGGATCCGCTGCACCGTCACGGGCTGCCCGTACTCCGCCAGCGCGTCGAACGCGCGGCAGAGACCCTCGGCGTACGGCTCCAACTCGGGAACGGCCGCGGCCGCCTTGTCGAGGCGGCGCTTCATCGCCGCCGCGTGCTCGACCATCAGTGCCGGCTCCCAGACGTCGGTGCCGAGTGCCTTGGCCAGTTCGGCGTGCACCTGCGCGGTCGCCGCGCCGAGCCGGTGGGACTCACCCGCGAAGTCGCCGCCGACCTCTTCGGCGTGCAGGTCCGCTTCGGCGTACAGGTCCCGGACCGAGGTGGTCGCGTACGACCAGCCGTCGGTCGCGTTCTTCTGGAACGCCGTCATCATCGCCAGGTCACCGGAATCCGTACCGCCGCCGGCGCGCGGCCAGGAGCCCCGCGCCGTCCCGAGCACCGCGGGCACCAGTTCGGAGCCCGCCTCGGTGAGTGCCGACTCGATCTCGACCCCGGGATTGCTCCCGGGCTCGAGCCGGCGGAACACCTTCAGCAGCGCGGTGTCGCCGAAGACCAGCGACGTGTTGCTCTGTTCGACCGTGAGGACGAGAGACTGCGCGTCCTCCGGTACGACGATCGTGCGCTCCGGCGCGTGCACGGGGTGGAACTCCAGCCCGTCGCGGGTGCGGCCGTGCGTGAGCGCGTCCAGCCAGTACGGCGTCGCTTCCTTGTCGTGCAGCGCGTCGTACACCCAGACCCTCGTGTCGTCGAGGTCCTGCTCCACCCAGTCACCGACCAGCGCGTGACCCATGTTGTCGGGCGGCGACTGGTGGTAGCTGAGCGGCAGCTGGTAGACCCGGATTGCGTTCTCCGCACCGGGCGGCCCGGCGCAGTAGACGAATCCGATCCGGACCGCAGGCCAGACGCCCTCGTCCGACAGCCAGGCCGAGGTGGCCATCGCATCGACATGGACGTCGTGTCCCTTCTCTGAGAACCATCGCTGGTTGGCACAGAAGGA
The window above is part of the Kribbella voronezhensis genome. Proteins encoded here:
- a CDS encoding maltokinase N-terminal cap-like domain-containing protein, whose product is MTSHLDQVQSFCANQRWFSEKGHDVHVDAMATSAWLSDEGVWPAVRIGFVYCAGPPGAENAIRVYQLPLSYHQSPPDNMGHALVGDWVEQDLDDTRVWVYDALHDKEATPYWLDALTHGRTRDGLEFHPVHAPERTIVVPEDAQSLVLTVEQSNTSLVFGDTALLKVFRRLEPGSNPGVEIESALTEAGSELVPAVLGTARGSWPRAGGGTDSGDLAMMTAFQKNATDGWSYATTSVRDLYAEADLHAEEVGGDFAGESHRLGAATAQVHAELAKALGTDVWEPALMVEHAAAMKRRLDKAAAAVPELEPYAEGLCRAFDALAEYGQPVTVQRIHGDFHLGQVLRTIDGWKLIDFEGEPAKSLIERRALDTPIKDIAGMLRSFDYAARSLLADHQGDQQIAYRAAEWANRNRKAFCDGYAEVAGADPRDQGVLLGAFLADKVIYETLYEARNRPTWLPIPLAAAAQLSASADD